A window of Streptomyces armeniacus contains these coding sequences:
- a CDS encoding glycoside hydrolase domain-containing protein — translation MRFRRLLTGLVTAALAAGLLTGADHPPRASASTAAAAPQKRDYVGLVNPWVEADIGRFFFFQSAGNPFGMVKLRPDTSTHHARNTGYRKNENDVKGFSHLHDWQLSGVQVMPTSGKSVPKLDGDTGWQSHVEHDDSEIAEPGYHKLHLDRYDVDAELTATDRVGMHRYTYGRSGPAEIIVNLGGVLGEAVMENARVTKVSDRELEGYVVQHGERYPGRHQTKLFFNIRFDKAFDSLHGWADGELVDGGAAVDRVDGDNAGVYVGYDHLDADDQVQMKVALSLTGADGARRNLAAELPGWDFDAAKTESQDGWNEMLGRIDVRGGTERQQVKFYTDLFHVLCGRSVISDADGRYIDDTWNRDRVKRIPRDGKGRPEYAMYNYDALWLTQWNVNSVLGLAYPEVYSSFVKSQLRMYEDGELLPRAPVSGNYSMVMTGSPVTSFITGAWNKGIRDFDIEKAYEAMLDAQSLGGLYDKASSDYLNWGTGGNRSYLDLGYVSAEETGESAGQTLEYAHQDWALAQLANSLDKRGINASQYATASASSQLDGAHGAVRAVDGRPSRAPTDVEWRSAGEGNPWIELAWDEPRELRQIVLSDRADADSNVKAGVLEFSDGSRRVVRDIPTDGADKVVRFPSRKVDSVRFTVTGGEGENVGLDEIEAWDRTDVGDHLVERSRNWRNVYDKETGFSRPRHADGSWLKDFDPLSSRGFVQANSWQTTWFTSHDVMGLANVMGGEAAYADKLNYAFRRAEPARFFGSHGQGHVSYGNQPGLQAAHLFNYVGYPWLSQYWVRQVKEKTFGSIATDDGYGHHDEDQGQMGAISALMAIGLFEVTGAGRERPVYDITSPVFDEITIELNQEYYDGDRFRIVTHGNSADNQYIQRAKLNGARFDNAWFRHDQVAAGGTLELWMGPEPNKEWGVDELPPSESASEGNEPVLADDIRISGPERITEPYGSVSYDGKVTPDDTTFKKVFWSVTEPDGSPTKKAAIDPDGRLTVNHRDGEVLVTATAADSGRATSAQRVDLALDPELLRGNAARWPGVTATASSEYDSGHAARKAVDGVIGSPDAGDWASAGEQNPWLRLDWEKPVRADRIVLHDRAGVDDVNGGTLTFSDGSSVEVTDIPSDGSAKTVTFGMKSFDSVRFQAKGGTGPNNGLSEFEVHALPGTAGPPRDVSAEAGTGSATVSWKPPEFDGGVPVTGYAVTPYHAGEALEPVTAGEDATAVTVPGLMAGEGYTFTVTARTMSGSGQESRPSNEVRPE, via the coding sequence ATGAGATTTCGCCGTCTGCTCACCGGACTGGTGACCGCCGCCCTCGCGGCCGGCCTGCTTACGGGCGCTGATCACCCACCGCGGGCTTCGGCGAGCACCGCTGCCGCGGCCCCGCAGAAGCGCGACTACGTGGGGCTGGTGAATCCGTGGGTCGAGGCGGACATCGGGCGGTTCTTCTTCTTCCAGTCGGCCGGCAACCCGTTCGGCATGGTCAAGCTCCGTCCCGACACCAGCACGCACCACGCGCGGAACACGGGCTACCGGAAGAACGAGAACGACGTGAAGGGGTTCAGCCATCTTCACGACTGGCAGCTGTCCGGCGTACAGGTCATGCCCACGTCCGGTAAGAGCGTGCCCAAGCTGGACGGCGACACCGGCTGGCAGTCCCACGTCGAGCACGACGACAGCGAGATCGCCGAGCCGGGCTACCACAAGCTGCATCTCGACCGTTACGACGTCGACGCCGAGCTCACGGCGACGGATCGGGTCGGCATGCACCGCTACACCTACGGCCGTTCCGGACCGGCCGAGATCATCGTCAACCTCGGTGGCGTCCTCGGCGAGGCCGTGATGGAGAACGCCCGCGTCACCAAGGTCAGCGACCGCGAGCTGGAGGGCTACGTGGTCCAGCACGGCGAGCGCTACCCCGGCAGACACCAGACGAAGCTGTTCTTCAACATCCGGTTCGACAAGGCCTTCGACTCCCTGCACGGCTGGGCGGACGGCGAACTGGTCGACGGCGGTGCCGCTGTCGACCGGGTCGACGGCGACAACGCGGGCGTATACGTCGGCTACGACCACCTCGACGCGGACGACCAGGTCCAGATGAAGGTCGCGCTCTCGTTGACCGGAGCCGACGGCGCCCGGCGCAATCTCGCGGCAGAGCTGCCCGGTTGGGACTTCGACGCGGCCAAGACCGAGTCGCAGGACGGCTGGAACGAGATGCTCGGCCGTATCGACGTGCGGGGCGGGACCGAGCGGCAGCAGGTGAAGTTCTATACCGACCTGTTCCATGTGCTCTGCGGCCGCAGCGTGATCAGCGACGCCGACGGCAGGTACATCGACGACACCTGGAACCGCGACCGGGTCAAGCGGATCCCGAGGGACGGCAAGGGCAGACCTGAGTACGCCATGTACAACTACGACGCCCTGTGGCTGACCCAGTGGAACGTGAACTCCGTGCTCGGACTCGCCTATCCCGAGGTCTACTCCAGCTTCGTCAAGTCGCAGCTGCGGATGTACGAAGACGGCGAGCTGCTTCCCCGTGCACCGGTCTCCGGCAACTACTCGATGGTGATGACCGGTTCGCCGGTCACCTCGTTCATCACCGGCGCGTGGAACAAGGGCATCCGCGACTTCGACATCGAGAAGGCGTACGAAGCCATGCTCGACGCCCAGTCGCTGGGCGGTCTCTACGACAAGGCGTCCTCGGACTATCTCAACTGGGGGACCGGCGGCAACCGCTCCTACCTCGACCTCGGCTACGTGTCGGCCGAGGAGACCGGCGAGAGCGCAGGTCAGACCCTCGAGTACGCGCATCAGGACTGGGCGCTCGCCCAGCTCGCCAACTCCCTCGACAAGCGCGGAATCAACGCCTCCCAGTACGCCACGGCCTCCGCCTCTTCCCAGCTCGACGGCGCACACGGCGCGGTGCGTGCCGTCGACGGACGGCCGTCGCGCGCCCCGACGGACGTCGAGTGGCGATCGGCCGGCGAGGGGAACCCGTGGATCGAACTGGCATGGGACGAACCGCGCGAGCTCCGGCAGATCGTGCTCAGCGACCGCGCCGACGCGGACAGCAACGTCAAGGCCGGCGTGCTCGAGTTCAGCGACGGCAGCCGGCGTGTCGTACGCGACATCCCCACGGACGGGGCCGACAAGGTGGTCCGGTTCCCGTCCCGGAAGGTCGACTCCGTACGCTTCACCGTCACCGGCGGTGAAGGCGAGAACGTCGGTCTCGACGAGATCGAGGCCTGGGACCGGACCGACGTCGGCGACCACCTCGTGGAGCGCTCCCGCAACTGGCGCAACGTCTACGACAAGGAGACCGGCTTCAGCCGCCCGCGCCACGCGGACGGCAGCTGGCTCAAGGACTTCGATCCCCTCTCATCACGCGGATTCGTCCAGGCCAACTCGTGGCAGACGACCTGGTTCACCTCGCATGACGTGATGGGGCTGGCCAATGTGATGGGTGGCGAGGCGGCGTACGCCGACAAGCTGAACTACGCGTTCCGGCGGGCGGAGCCGGCACGGTTCTTCGGGAGCCACGGCCAGGGCCACGTCAGTTACGGCAACCAGCCCGGCCTGCAGGCCGCGCATCTCTTCAACTACGTCGGCTACCCCTGGCTGTCGCAGTACTGGGTGCGTCAGGTCAAGGAGAAGACGTTCGGTTCCATCGCCACCGACGACGGGTACGGGCACCACGACGAGGACCAGGGCCAGATGGGCGCCATCAGCGCGCTGATGGCCATCGGCCTGTTCGAGGTGACCGGTGCCGGCCGGGAACGCCCCGTCTACGACATCACGTCGCCCGTCTTCGACGAGATCACCATCGAGCTGAACCAGGAGTACTACGACGGCGACCGATTCCGTATCGTCACGCACGGCAACTCGGCCGACAACCAGTACATCCAGCGGGCGAAGCTGAACGGCGCCCGGTTCGACAACGCCTGGTTCCGGCACGACCAGGTCGCCGCCGGCGGCACGCTGGAGCTGTGGATGGGCCCCGAACCGAACAAGGAGTGGGGCGTCGACGAACTCCCGCCGTCGGAATCGGCATCCGAGGGCAACGAGCCGGTCCTCGCCGACGACATCAGGATCTCCGGACCGGAACGGATCACCGAGCCGTACGGATCTGTGAGCTACGACGGGAAGGTGACACCCGACGACACCACCTTCAAAAAGGTCTTCTGGTCCGTGACCGAACCGGACGGCTCGCCGACGAAGAAGGCGGCCATCGACCCGGACGGGCGCTTGACCGTCAACCACCGCGACGGCGAGGTCCTCGTCACCGCGACCGCGGCCGACAGCGGCCGCGCCACCTCGGCACAACGGGTCGACCTCGCACTCGACCCCGAACTGCTGCGCGGCAACGCCGCCCGGTGGCCGGGTGTCACGGCCACCGCCTCGTCGGAGTACGACTCCGGACACGCCGCCCGGAAAGCCGTCGACGGCGTGATCGGAAGCCCCGACGCCGGGGACTGGGCGTCGGCCGGCGAACAGAACCCCTGGCTCCGGCTGGACTGGGAGAAGCCGGTCCGGGCGGACCGGATCGTGCTCCACGACAGAGCGGGAGTCGACGACGTCAACGGCGGGACGCTCACGTTCAGCGACGGCAGTTCCGTGGAGGTCACGGACATCCCCTCGGACGGTTCCGCCAAGACGGTCACCTTCGGCATGAAGTCGTTCGACTCGGTCCGCTTCCAGGCCAAGGGGGGCACCGGCCCCAACAACGGACTCTCGGAGTTCGAGGTCCACGCCCTGCCCGGGACGGCCGGACCACCGCGGGACGTGTCCGCCGAGGCTGGTACGGGGTCGGCCACCGTGTCCTGGAAACCACCGGAGTTCGACGGCGGAGTCCCCGTCACCGGGTATGCCGTCACGCCGTACCACGCAGGCGAGGCGCTGGAACCGGTCACCGCCGGCGAGGACGCCACCGCCGTCACCGTGCCCGGCCTCATGGCGGGCGAGGGGTACACGTTCACCGTGACGGCGCGCACCATGAGCGGCTCCGGCCAGGAGAGCCGGCCGAGCAACGAGGTGCGCCCCGAATAG
- a CDS encoding LamG domain-containing protein — MAVAALGGVAAVFVFSFTGDDSPEGPPQSKKSPAPPAQPSPSPSSKAPASSGTPTAPPTAKAKAKPSKEAGPPSKPGGERRPRPPADGSAVEWLFNDVEGGVIPDTSGNGNHGTLVGPSSASTVTGGALKFDGNQFLASDGPLVDTRGSFSVSARVKLNSTDRSQTVVSQDGAESSGFLLQYDAEESQWEMRIPEGPSDDVDADADEAVSDVEVDAGQWTHLTGVYDEAAGKVRLYVDGRPGESVDHEEDFATGGDFVVGRGLGENEFFRGVDGTVDDVRAFGKAVSPAEAASLAQGS; from the coding sequence GTGGCGGTCGCCGCGCTCGGCGGAGTCGCCGCCGTATTCGTCTTCAGCTTCACCGGAGACGACTCCCCGGAGGGGCCACCGCAGAGCAAGAAGTCGCCGGCACCGCCTGCCCAGCCCTCACCGTCACCGTCGTCCAAGGCCCCCGCCTCTTCGGGCACGCCCACCGCGCCGCCCACCGCGAAAGCCAAGGCGAAGCCCTCCAAGGAGGCCGGGCCGCCCTCGAAGCCCGGCGGGGAACGGCGCCCCCGGCCGCCCGCTGACGGCTCGGCGGTCGAGTGGCTCTTCAACGATGTCGAGGGCGGGGTCATCCCCGACACCTCGGGCAACGGCAACCACGGCACGCTCGTCGGCCCGTCCTCCGCGAGCACCGTGACGGGAGGGGCGCTGAAGTTCGACGGGAACCAGTTCCTGGCGTCGGACGGCCCTCTGGTCGACACGAGAGGCAGCTTCTCCGTGTCGGCGCGGGTGAAGCTGAACAGCACGGACCGATCGCAGACGGTGGTGAGCCAGGACGGTGCGGAGTCCAGCGGCTTCCTGCTCCAGTACGACGCGGAGGAGTCGCAGTGGGAGATGCGGATTCCGGAAGGGCCCTCGGACGACGTCGACGCTGACGCGGACGAGGCCGTCTCGGACGTGGAGGTCGATGCGGGGCAGTGGACGCATCTGACGGGTGTGTACGACGAGGCCGCGGGCAAGGTCCGCCTGTACGTCGACGGCCGCCCCGGTGAATCGGTCGATCACGAAGAGGACTTCGCGACAGGGGGAGACTTCGTCGTGGGCCGCGGCCTGGGGGAGAACGAGTTCTTCCGGGGAGTCGACGGGACCGTCGACGATGTGCGGGCCTTCGGCAAGGCCGTCTCCCCGGCCGAGGCCGCCTCCCTGGCGCAGGGGTCCTGA